The Coffea arabica cultivar ET-39 chromosome 9e, Coffea Arabica ET-39 HiFi, whole genome shotgun sequence genome has a window encoding:
- the LOC140014608 gene encoding uncharacterized protein, with translation MVAHDSWANVVNATVVYAKCKQSERRALWSELGTIASTITRPWLVCWDFNIISSVTEYVGRATQDLGAIADFNEAISSCCLTEVPFSVKETKRLLKVWNKQHFGDIFQAVKQREMEVQQRDIQYKTQQTEEARSALHQAQTQLLLSLKNEGIKRIKDGTGAWVEDEDQIVVVAVNIFKDLLSVENVDNVEVLIQHIPALMSMDQNKQLLREVTLEEIKQVVFELDGNSALGSDGFFRVFFTNYWDIVAEDIL, from the exons ATGGTTGCGCATGATTCTTGGGCTAATGTGGTGAATGCTACTGTTGTCTATGCAAAATGTAAGCAGTCTGAAAGACGGGCCTTGTGGTCAGAATTAGGAACCATTGCTAGCACCATCACAAGACCATGGCTTGTTTGTTGGGATTTCAACATTATATCTTCAGTTACGGAGTATGTAGGAAGAGCTACTCAGGATTTGGGGGCCATTGCTGACTTTAACGAGGCAATCTCAAGCTGCTGTCTCACGGAGGTACCTTTCTCAG TTAAAGAGACTAAAAGACTGCTTAAGGTTTGGAACAAGCAACATTTTGGGGACATTTTTCAAGCAGTGAAGCAGCGTGAAATGGAGGTTCAACAAAGGGATATTCAAtacaaaacacaacaaacggaagAGGCAAGAAGTGCACTACATCAGGCTCAAACTCAGCTCCTCTTAAGCTTAAAGAATGAAGGCATCAAAAG AATTAAGGATGGAACTGGTGCATGGGTCGAAGATGAAGATCAAATTGTAGTTGTGGCCGTTAATATTTTCAAAGATCTGTTATCAGTAGAGAATGTAGATAATGTCGAGGTGCTAATCCAGCACATCCCCGCCCTTATGTCCATGGATCAAAATAAGCAGTTGTTGCGGGAGGTCACCTTAGAAGAAATCAAACAGGTTGTATTTGAACTCGACGGCAATAGTGCCCTGGGTTCAGATGGCTTTTTCAGGGTTTTCTTCACTAACTATTGGGACATTGTCGCAGAGGATATTTTATAG